From the Streptomyces sp. NBC_00390 genome, the window TGGGCCAGCGCCTCGTCGGCCGAGGTCACCAGGGCGTGCGGCAGGGCGGCGACGGAGGCCATGAAGGCAGCGGCGCCGGCGACCGGGACCACACCGTCGGTGTCGGCGGTCTCCTGGGCGAGCAGCGTCCGGTTCTCGGCCAGGTTCTGCTCCATGGGGCGGTCCGGCAGGAGTGCCGCCATGGTGGCGTGTCCCTGCCGGCCGTGGACGACCTTGAGGGCCTCGTCCGGGTCCAGCCCGTGCTCCACCGCCCAGGCGCGCCAGCAGCGCTCCACCACGGCGTCCGAGTTGACGATGGTGCCGTCCATGTCCAGCAGGAGGGCGCGGGCGGTCAGTACGAGCGGGGTGGTGGCCGACATCGGCTGCTCCAGGGCGCGGGAATGGCGAACAAGAGCGGCTCCGCCCGCCGGTCAGGGAACACGGGCGGAACCACTTTGTTCCTCCACGATACAAAAACCAGAGCGGAAGGGCCACCCCGCCCCCACGGACCCGCCCCAGCGCCGCCCCTGCCGGGCCGTGCGTCAGGGCTCGTACGTCTCCGACTCCAGCGCCCGGCGCGTGTCCCTCCCGTACACGCCCTCAGGGTCGCGGTCGATGCCGCGGGCCCACTGGTAGCGCCGTACCGCCTCCTCGACGTCCGCGTCGTACTCCCCGTCGAACGGGCCTTCGTACAGCCGCAGCTGGTCCAGCCGCCGCTGCAGCTCCTCGACGGAGGGCCCGCTGTCCCCCGGCCGCAGCGTGCGCCGCCCCGACCTCCCGTCCTCGGAGTCGGTGGCCTGCACGGTCGAGGGAGACGGGGAGACCGAGGGGCGGCCCGGGGTCGAGCCGCCCGGAGCCGTACCCACCGACGGACCGGTCGGCGACGGCTTGCCGGACGCCGAGGCCGAGGCCGATGTCGATGCCGAGGGGGAAGCGGACGTGGAAACCGAGGCGGATGGTGAGGCGGACCCGGTGGGGGACGCCGACGCCGACGGCGCGTCCGGCCCGATGCTGACGCTCGTCGCGTTCCTGGTGGAGTCCGGCAACGCGCGCTCGCCTTCCCCGTCACCTGAGAACAGCCCGGCGGCGAACGCCACGGTCCCGGCCACCGCCACCGCCGCCGCGCCTGCCATCAGCCCGGTGAGTGCCCGGCTGCGCGCGGGCTCGGCCCGGTGCCCCGCACCCCCGACGGTGACCAGCTCCAGTTCCTGCGTGTCCGTGTCGTCCACGCCCGCGAGGTCGGGCAGCGGCCCGG encodes:
- a CDS encoding peptidoglycan-binding domain-containing protein, with product MTGQACPRCGTPGRADGPAASGCGCGGRMGDALGAEWQEQAGATEGFDPLRIRPYVTWEVTGTGGSGSAGPPPAPMAPHPAPVQVPPYAAPPGPLPDLAGVDDTDTQELELVTVGGAGHRAEPARSRALTGLMAGAAAVAVAGTVAFAAGLFSGDGEGERALPDSTRNATSVSIGPDAPSASASPTGSASPSASVSTSASPSASTSASASASGKPSPTGPSVGTAPGGSTPGRPSVSPSPSTVQATDSEDGRSGRRTLRPGDSGPSVEELQRRLDQLRLYEGPFDGEYDADVEEAVRRYQWARGIDRDPEGVYGRDTRRALESETYEP
- a CDS encoding HAD-IA family hydrolase, whose protein sequence is MSATTPLVLTARALLLDMDGTIVNSDAVVERCWRAWAVEHGLDPDEALKVVHGRQGHATMAALLPDRPMEQNLAENRTLLAQETADTDGVVPVAGAAAFMASVAALPHALVTSADEALAQVRMTAAGLPMPRVRVTAERVGASKPDPEGFLKGAAELGFAPGDCVAFEDSEAGITAAHAAGMPVVGVGPRAAAFAPDVHVPDLTRLAVTAHADGTIELRVADPAA